The nucleotide window CCCAGGCGGTGTGCCGCAATATATAGGCCAACACCAGAACCAGCAGGATGAAGAAGATCACCCCATAGGTGAACACTGCGCCACCCACCGAAAAGGACTGGCCGAAGAACTGCAGCAGCGGTGCGCTGACTTCGATTTCCTGGGCGCGGATCGTCTCATTGCCCGAATAGAGGAAATTGGTGGCAAGCGCGATTTGCCACATGCCCAGGGTGACGATGAAGGGGGGCAGCTTGATGCGCGCAATCAGCCAGCCATTAATAAAGCCGATAAAGGTCCCGACAGCCAATCCACAGACCACGGCCAATGCAGGCGGCAGACCGAGGCGGAAGGTGAACTGGCCCATAATGACCGAGCTCAAAACCATGATAGCACCCACCGAGAGGTCGATACCGGCGGTGAGGATCACCAGCGATTGCGCCGCCCCCACAATGCCGACAATAGCCACCTGCTGCAGGATCAGCGTCAGCGCGAAGGACGAAAAAAACTTCGAGCCGAGCAACGCGCCGAAGACCAGGATCGACAGGATCAGCACGATCAGCGGCACCAGTGCCGGATTGGAATGCAGCGCATGCTGCACGCGCGACAACAGGGTGTGCTGATAGGCAAAACTGGCAACGGCGTCGCCGCCGGGCGCGAGGCCGCTATCGGCCCCCGACTGGTTGGACATGGATTTCCTCCCCGGATCCCATTGGCCTGGCAGAGGCGGCCACGGCCACCCCTGCCAGATCATATCTCAGATTTCAGCTTAGCCCCAGCAGAGGGCTGCACCCTCGGTGCTATCGATGGATTCGACGCCATCGACGGGTTCATCGGTCACCAGGCTCACGCCGGTGTCGAAGAAGTCCTTGCCAGGGGTCGGTTCAGGCTTGGCACCGCTGTCGGCCCAGGCCTTGATCGCCTCCACGCCCAGCGCTGCCATCTGCAGCGGATATTGCTGGGAGGTAGCGCCGATCACGCCATCCTTGACATTGGCTACGCCGGGGCAGCCGCCGTCGACCGAGACGATCAGCACGTCGTTTTCACGACCAAAGGACTTAAGCGCCTCATAGGCACCAGCCGCAGAAGGCTCGTTGATGGTATAGACCACATTGATCATGGGGTCCTTGGCCAGAAGGTTTTCCATGGCCTTGCGGCCGCCCTCCTCATTGCCTGCGGTGACGTCGTGACCCACGATGCGGGGATCGGTCTCGTCGCCCCATTTGTTGCCGTCGGCAACGTCAATGCCGAAGCCGGTCAGGAAGCCCTGATCGCGCAGCACGTCCACGCTGGGCTGGCTGACAGCCAGGTCGAGCATGGCAATCTTGGCATTGGCTACGCCATCGGCGCCAAGCTTACCGGCGGCCCATTTGCCGATCAGTTCACCGGCCAGGAAGTTGTCGGTTGCGAAGGTCGCGTCAGCCGCATCGATCGGGTTGAGCGGCGTGTCCAACGCGATCACAACCAGTCCGGCATCGCGTGCCTTCTGTACCGACTGCACAATGGCCGAGGTGTCTGAAGCCGTCAGCAAAATGCCGCTGGCGCCGTCCGCAATGCAGGTTTCGATGGCCGCGACCTGCGTCTCGTGATCGCCGTCGATCTTGCCGGCGAACGACTTCAGCGTCACCCCAAGCTCGGCAGCCTTGGCTTCAGCGCCTTCCTTCATCTTGACGAAGAAGGGATTGGTGTCCGTCTTGGTAATAAGGCAGGCGGAAACGTCCTGGGCCATGGCGGTACCGGTCATGGCGGCGAGGCACAGTGCTGTGCCAACAAGCAGCTTTTTCAAGATTCTCTCTCCCTTTCGGCCGGCTTTGACGGGGCTCCTCCGCCCCGCTCGACCTCGGCCTTGCACGATTGACGCCATTATCGTGGCGGCATTCCGGCGGCCCGTCAATATATAAATCTAATTTATTTATTTATTATGCCCGGACCATCTTCCGCTTCTCAAAAGCTGTCTCTATGGTGCCCGCCATGGGAGAGCCGATCATCAGAACCGTCAGCCGCGGCGTGAACCAGAGTGGGGTTCGCGACCATAACGAGCGCCTGCTGCTGACGCTGTTGCAGCGCCATGGCCCGATGGCCGGCAGCGATCTGGCGCGCCTGGCAAATCTATCGCCGCAGACGGTGTCGATCATCCTGCGCGAGATGGAGGCCGAGGGGCTGCTGGCCCGCGGAACGCCGGTCAAGGGCAAGGTGGGCAAGCCCTCGGTACCCATGAGCCTGGCCGAGGGCGGCGTGTTTTCCTTCGGCTGCAAGATTGGGCGCCGCAGCGCGGTGCTATTGCTCACCGATTTCCGCGGCACGGTGCGGCATCAATTGCAGATGACCTATCCCTATCCCCTGCCCGGGCCGATCTTCGCCTTTCTCGAGCGGGGAATCGCCGAAATCCAGCAACACTGCACGCCAGCGGAGCGGGCCCGCATATGCGGGATCGGCGTCGGCATGCCGTTCGAATTGTGGAAATGGAGCGAACTGGTGGGCGCGCCACCAGACCAGTTCACCGCCTCCTGGCAGAATATCGACATCGCCGCCGAAGTGGCCAGGTTCACCAGTCTGCCGGTGTACGTTGTCAACGATGCCACGGCTGGATGCCAGGCCGAGCACATCTATGGGCGCGGCAAAGAATTTCGCGACTACGCCTATTTTTTTATTGGTGCCT belongs to Devosia sp. XK-2 and includes:
- a CDS encoding sugar ABC transporter substrate-binding protein; translation: MTGTAMAQDVSACLITKTDTNPFFVKMKEGAEAKAAELGVTLKSFAGKIDGDHETQVAAIETCIADGASGILLTASDTSAIVQSVQKARDAGLVVIALDTPLNPIDAADATFATDNFLAGELIGKWAAGKLGADGVANAKIAMLDLAVSQPSVDVLRDQGFLTGFGIDVADGNKWGDETDPRIVGHDVTAGNEEGGRKAMENLLAKDPMINVVYTINEPSAAGAYEALKSFGRENDVLIVSVDGGCPGVANVKDGVIGATSQQYPLQMAALGVEAIKAWADSGAKPEPTPGKDFFDTGVSLVTDEPVDGVESIDSTEGAALCWG
- a CDS encoding ROK family transcriptional regulator gives rise to the protein MGEPIIRTVSRGVNQSGVRDHNERLLLTLLQRHGPMAGSDLARLANLSPQTVSIILREMEAEGLLARGTPVKGKVGKPSVPMSLAEGGVFSFGCKIGRRSAVLLLTDFRGTVRHQLQMTYPYPLPGPIFAFLERGIAEIQQHCTPAERARICGIGVGMPFELWKWSELVGAPPDQFTASWQNIDIAAEVARFTSLPVYVVNDATAGCQAEHIYGRGKEFRDYAYFFIGAFVGGGIVLNHSVYQGHRGNAGALGSLRSFGPQGESQQLIDTASIHLLETRLAENGHDPAALWEQPQDWDRFSRFVEPWLGRTAQELARASLSVCAVIDFEAILIDGAFPPSVRHELVERTRRYLVNQDMRGLIAPKVEAAAVGFNARAIGAATTPLFERYFMNSGLLLQ
- a CDS encoding ABC transporter permease, with the protein product MSNQSGADSGLAPGGDAVASFAYQHTLLSRVQHALHSNPALVPLIVLILSILVFGALLGSKFFSSFALTLILQQVAIVGIVGAAQSLVILTAGIDLSVGAIMVLSSVIMGQFTFRLGLPPALAVVCGLAVGTFIGFINGWLIARIKLPPFIVTLGMWQIALATNFLYSGNETIRAQEIEVSAPLLQFFGQSFSVGGAVFTYGVIFFILLVLVLAYILRHTAWGRHVYAVGDDPDAAELSGVNSRKVLISVYALSGLICAFAGWVLIGRIGSVSPTSGQSANIESITAVVIGGISLFGGRGSILGMFFGALIVGVFSLGLRLLGADAQWTYLLIGALIIGAVAVDQWIRKVSA